The following are encoded in a window of Haliaeetus albicilla chromosome 1, bHalAlb1.1, whole genome shotgun sequence genomic DNA:
- the PCDH7 gene encoding protocadherin-7 isoform X5: MRKMRTLLGFVHCCCCCCFLLLLPPPLWVSLAAAKQLLRYRLAEEGPADIRIGNVASDLGIVTGSGEVTFSLESGSDYLKIDNMTGELSTTERRIDREKLPQCQMIFDENECFLDFEVSVIGPSQSWVDLFEGRVIILDINDNTPTFPSPVLTLTVEENRPVGTLYLLPTATDRDFGRNGIERYELLQEPGGDGGRRGGGGGAGGAGSAAASAASESALYPGGSKRRQEAEAAARSSVFELQVADTLDGEKQPQLIVKGALDREQRDSYELSLRVRDGGDPARSSQAILRVLITDVNDNSPRFEKSVYEADLAENSSPGTPILQLRAADLDVGVNGQIEYVFGAATESVRRLLRLDETSGWLSVLHRIDREEVNQLRFTVMARDRGQPPKTDKATVVLNIRDENDNVPTIDIRKIGRIPLRDGVASVAEDVLVDTPIALVQVSDRDQGENGVVTCTVVGDVPFQLKPASEGEGEPQNKRKYFLHTSAPLDYEAVRDYNVVIVAVDSGSPSLSSNNSLLVRVGDTNDNPPVFSQAVLEVSFPENNLPGERVATVVATDADSGKNAEITYSLEASPLSSEAPGGIFSIDPDSGDVSVQAVLDREQRDTYEFQVTARDKGVPSLQGSTTVVVRVADRNDNEPRFMQDVFTFYVKENLQPNSPVGMVTVMDFDKGRNAELSLSIQPGDHDQAAGIFSIENDTGTIFSTVSFDREQQTSYTFKVKAVDGGEPPRSATATVSLFVMDENDNAPTVTFPSNSSYTVLPPSSNMRTVVATVVATDADTGLNADLNYSIVGGNPFKLFEIDPASGVVSLVGKLAPKHYGLHRLVVQVNDSGQPPQSTTALLHVFVNESLSNATVVESQVARSLHTPLAQDIAGDPSYELSKQRLSIVIGVVAGIMTVILLILVVVMARYCRSKGKHGYEAGKKDHEDFFTPQQHDKAKKPKKDKKGKKGKQPLYSSIVTVEASKPNGQRYDSVNEKLSDSPGMGRYRSVNGGPGSPDLARHYKSSSPLPTVQLHPQSPTAGKKHQAVQDLPPANTFVGAGDNISIGSDHCSEYSCQASSKYSKQIQGLYQM; encoded by the coding sequence atgaggaagatGCGGACTCTACTTGGCTTTgtgcattgctgctgctgctgctgcttcttgctccTCCTGCCTCCGCCGCTCTGGGTCAGCCTGGCAGCGGCGAAGCAGCTCCTGAGGTACCGGCTGGCCGAGGAGGGACCCGCCGACATCCGCATCGGCAACGTGGCTTCCGACCTGGGAATCGTGACGGGCTCCGGAGAGGTGACATTCAGCCTGGAATCGGGCTCCGACTATCTCAAGATCGATAACATGACCGGGGAGCTGAGCACCACGGAGCGGCGCATCGACCGCGAGAAGCTGCCGCAGTGCCAGATGATCTTCGACGAGAACGAGTGCTTCCTGGACTTCGAGGTGTCGGTCATCGGCCCCTCGCAGAGCTGGGTGGACCTCTTCGAGGGCCGGGTCATCATCCTGGACATCAACGACAACACCCCCACCTTCCCGTCCCCTGTCCTCACGCTCACCGTGGAGGAGAACCGGCCCGTGGGGACCCTCTACCTGCTCCCCACTGCCACCGACAGGGACTTCGGCCGCAACGGCATCGAGCGTTACGAGCTGCTGCAAGAGCCCGGCGGGGAcggcggccgccgcggcggcggcggcggcgcggggggggcgggctCGGCCGCGGCCTCGGCCGCCTCCGAGAGCGCCCTCTACCCCGGCGGCAGCAAGCGGCGGCaggaggcggaggcggcggccCGCAGTAGCGTCTTCGAGCTGCAGGTGGCCGACACCCTCGACGGGGAGAAGCAGCCGCAGCTGATCGTCAAGGGCGCGCTGGACCGGGAGCAGCGGGACTCCTACGAGCTCAGCCTCCGCGTGCGGGACGGCGGCGACCCGGCGCGCTCCTCGCAGGCTATCCTGAGGGTGCTGATCACCGACGTGAACGACAACAGCCCCCGCTTCGAGAAGAGCGTCTACGAGGCGGACCTGGCGGAGAACAGCAGCCCCGGGACCCCCATCCTGCAGCTGCGAGCCGCCGACCTGGACGTGGGGGTGAACGGGCAGATCGAGTACGTCTTCGGGGCGGCCACCGAGTCTGTCAGGCGCCTGCTGCGGCTGGACGAGACCTCCGGCTGGCTCAGCGTCTTGCACCGCATCGACCGGGAGGAGGTGAACCAGCTTCGTTTCACCGTCATGGCCCGAGATCGGGGCCAGCCCCCCAAGACGGACAAGGCCACGGTCGTGCTGAACATCCGCGACGAGAACGACAACGTGCCCACCATCGACATCCGGAAGATTGGGCGCATTCCGCTCCGGGATGGGGTGGCTAGCGTGGCCGAGGACGTGCTAGTGGATACCCCCATCGCCCTAGTGCAGGTGTCGGACCGGGACCAAGGTGAAAACGGCGTGGTGACCTGCACCGTGGTGGGCGACGTGCCCTTCCAGCTCAAGCCGGCCAGCGAGGGCGAAGGGGAGCCGCAGAACAAGCGCAAGTATTTCCTCCACACCTCGGCCCCTCTGGACTACGAGGCTGTCCGCGACTACAACGTGGTGATCGTGGCTGTGGACTCGGGCAGCCCCAGCTTGTCCAGCAACAACTCCTTGCTGGTGCGGGTCGGCGACACTAACGACAACCCTCCCGTGTTCAGCCAGGCCGTGCTGGAAGTCTCCTTCCCGGAGAACAACTTGCCCGGCGAGAGGGTGGCCACAGTGGTCGCCACGGACGCGGACAGTGGCAAGAACGCCGAGATCACCTACTCCCTGGAGGCCTCGCCCCTCTCCTCAGAGGCGCCGGGCGGCATCTTCAGCATCGACCCTGACTCCGGGGACGTGTCGGTGCAGGCGGTGCTGGACCGTGAGCAACGCGACACCTACGAGTTCCAGGTGACGGCCCGGGACAAGGGGGTGCCGTCGCTGCAGGGCTCCACCACGGTGGTGGTGCGTGTAGCGGATCGCAATGACAACGAGCCACGCTTCATGCAGGACGTGTTCACTTTCTATGTGAAGGAGAACCTGCAGCCCAACAGCCCCGTGGGCATGGTGACAGTGATGGATTTCGACAAGGGCCGCAACGCCGAGCTCAGCCTCTCCATCCAGCCTGGTGACCACGATCAGGCAGCCGGCATCTTCTCCATCGAGAATGACACTGGAACTATTTTCTCCACCGTCTCTTTCGACCGGGAGCAGCAGACAAGCTACACTTTTAAGGTGAAGGCAGTGGATGGAGGCGAGCCGCCACGCTCTGCCACTGCCACCGTGTCCCTCTTCGTGATGGACGAGAATGACAACGCGCCCACGGTCACCTTCCCCAGCAACAGTTCCTACACTGTGCTGCCACCCTCCAGCAACATGCGCACCGTGGTGGCCACGGTGGTGGCCACCGATGCTGACACCGGTCTCAATGCCGACCTCAACTACAGCATCGTCGGGGGCAACCCCTTCAAACTCTTCGAGATCGACCCAGCCAGTGGTGTGGTGTCGCTGGTGGGCAAGCTGGCCCCCAAGCACTACGGCCTGCACCGCCTCGTGGTGCAGGTGAATGACAGCGGGCAGCCGCCCCAGTCCACCACTGCCCTGCTCCATGTCTTCGTCAATGAAAGCCTGTCCAATGCCACTGTGGTGGAGAGCCAGGTGGCCCGCAGCCTCCACACGCCCCTAGCCCAGGACATCGCTGGTGACCCCAGCTACGAGCTGAGCAAGCAGCGGCTTAGCATAGTCATCGGCGTGGTGGCTGGCATCATGACCGTCATCCTCCTCATCCTGGTGGTAGTCATGGCCCGCTACTGCCGCTCCAAGGGCAAACACGGCTATGAGGCCGGCAAGAAGGACCACGAGGACTTCTTCACCCCGCAGCAGCACGACAAGGCCAAGAAGCCCAAGAAGGACAAGAAAGGCAAGAAGGGCAAGCAGCCCCTCTACAGCAGCATCGTCACCGTCGAGGCTTCCAAGCCCAACGGGCAGCGCTACGACAGTGTCAACGAGAAGCTCTCGGACAGCCCTGGCATGGGGCGGTACCGCTCGGTCAACGGCGGCCCGGGCAGCCCCGACCTGGCCAGGCACTACAAGTCCAGCTCGCCGCTGCCCACCGTCCAGCTGCATCCGCAGTCCCCCACCGCCGGCAAAAAGCACCAGGCCGTGCAGGACCTGCCCCCGGCCAACACCTTCGTGGGCGCCGGCGACAACATCTCCATCGGGTCGGACCACTGCTCCGAGTACAGCTGCCAGGCCAGCAGCAAGTACAGCAAACAG
- the PCDH7 gene encoding protocadherin-7 isoform X4, with translation MRKMRTLLGFVHCCCCCCFLLLLPPPLWVSLAAAKQLLRYRLAEEGPADIRIGNVASDLGIVTGSGEVTFSLESGSDYLKIDNMTGELSTTERRIDREKLPQCQMIFDENECFLDFEVSVIGPSQSWVDLFEGRVIILDINDNTPTFPSPVLTLTVEENRPVGTLYLLPTATDRDFGRNGIERYELLQEPGGDGGRRGGGGGAGGAGSAAASAASESALYPGGSKRRQEAEAAARSSVFELQVADTLDGEKQPQLIVKGALDREQRDSYELSLRVRDGGDPARSSQAILRVLITDVNDNSPRFEKSVYEADLAENSSPGTPILQLRAADLDVGVNGQIEYVFGAATESVRRLLRLDETSGWLSVLHRIDREEVNQLRFTVMARDRGQPPKTDKATVVLNIRDENDNVPTIDIRKIGRIPLRDGVASVAEDVLVDTPIALVQVSDRDQGENGVVTCTVVGDVPFQLKPASEGEGEPQNKRKYFLHTSAPLDYEAVRDYNVVIVAVDSGSPSLSSNNSLLVRVGDTNDNPPVFSQAVLEVSFPENNLPGERVATVVATDADSGKNAEITYSLEASPLSSEAPGGIFSIDPDSGDVSVQAVLDREQRDTYEFQVTARDKGVPSLQGSTTVVVRVADRNDNEPRFMQDVFTFYVKENLQPNSPVGMVTVMDFDKGRNAELSLSIQPGDHDQAAGIFSIENDTGTIFSTVSFDREQQTSYTFKVKAVDGGEPPRSATATVSLFVMDENDNAPTVTFPSNSSYTVLPPSSNMRTVVATVVATDADTGLNADLNYSIVGGNPFKLFEIDPASGVVSLVGKLAPKHYGLHRLVVQVNDSGQPPQSTTALLHVFVNESLSNATVVESQVARSLHTPLAQDIAGDPSYELSKQRLSIVIGVVAGIMTVILLILVVVMARYCRSKGKHGYEAGKKDHEDFFTPQQHDKAKKPKKDKKGKKGKQPLYSSIVTVEASKPNGQRYDSVNEKLSDSPGMGRYRSVNGGPGSPDLARHYKSSSPLPTVQLHPQSPTAGKKHQAVQDLPPANTFVGAGDNISIGSDHCSEYSCQASSKYSKQVDTVQTTQHPGHIEESCKMNVCARK, from the coding sequence atgaggaagatGCGGACTCTACTTGGCTTTgtgcattgctgctgctgctgctgcttcttgctccTCCTGCCTCCGCCGCTCTGGGTCAGCCTGGCAGCGGCGAAGCAGCTCCTGAGGTACCGGCTGGCCGAGGAGGGACCCGCCGACATCCGCATCGGCAACGTGGCTTCCGACCTGGGAATCGTGACGGGCTCCGGAGAGGTGACATTCAGCCTGGAATCGGGCTCCGACTATCTCAAGATCGATAACATGACCGGGGAGCTGAGCACCACGGAGCGGCGCATCGACCGCGAGAAGCTGCCGCAGTGCCAGATGATCTTCGACGAGAACGAGTGCTTCCTGGACTTCGAGGTGTCGGTCATCGGCCCCTCGCAGAGCTGGGTGGACCTCTTCGAGGGCCGGGTCATCATCCTGGACATCAACGACAACACCCCCACCTTCCCGTCCCCTGTCCTCACGCTCACCGTGGAGGAGAACCGGCCCGTGGGGACCCTCTACCTGCTCCCCACTGCCACCGACAGGGACTTCGGCCGCAACGGCATCGAGCGTTACGAGCTGCTGCAAGAGCCCGGCGGGGAcggcggccgccgcggcggcggcggcggcgcggggggggcgggctCGGCCGCGGCCTCGGCCGCCTCCGAGAGCGCCCTCTACCCCGGCGGCAGCAAGCGGCGGCaggaggcggaggcggcggccCGCAGTAGCGTCTTCGAGCTGCAGGTGGCCGACACCCTCGACGGGGAGAAGCAGCCGCAGCTGATCGTCAAGGGCGCGCTGGACCGGGAGCAGCGGGACTCCTACGAGCTCAGCCTCCGCGTGCGGGACGGCGGCGACCCGGCGCGCTCCTCGCAGGCTATCCTGAGGGTGCTGATCACCGACGTGAACGACAACAGCCCCCGCTTCGAGAAGAGCGTCTACGAGGCGGACCTGGCGGAGAACAGCAGCCCCGGGACCCCCATCCTGCAGCTGCGAGCCGCCGACCTGGACGTGGGGGTGAACGGGCAGATCGAGTACGTCTTCGGGGCGGCCACCGAGTCTGTCAGGCGCCTGCTGCGGCTGGACGAGACCTCCGGCTGGCTCAGCGTCTTGCACCGCATCGACCGGGAGGAGGTGAACCAGCTTCGTTTCACCGTCATGGCCCGAGATCGGGGCCAGCCCCCCAAGACGGACAAGGCCACGGTCGTGCTGAACATCCGCGACGAGAACGACAACGTGCCCACCATCGACATCCGGAAGATTGGGCGCATTCCGCTCCGGGATGGGGTGGCTAGCGTGGCCGAGGACGTGCTAGTGGATACCCCCATCGCCCTAGTGCAGGTGTCGGACCGGGACCAAGGTGAAAACGGCGTGGTGACCTGCACCGTGGTGGGCGACGTGCCCTTCCAGCTCAAGCCGGCCAGCGAGGGCGAAGGGGAGCCGCAGAACAAGCGCAAGTATTTCCTCCACACCTCGGCCCCTCTGGACTACGAGGCTGTCCGCGACTACAACGTGGTGATCGTGGCTGTGGACTCGGGCAGCCCCAGCTTGTCCAGCAACAACTCCTTGCTGGTGCGGGTCGGCGACACTAACGACAACCCTCCCGTGTTCAGCCAGGCCGTGCTGGAAGTCTCCTTCCCGGAGAACAACTTGCCCGGCGAGAGGGTGGCCACAGTGGTCGCCACGGACGCGGACAGTGGCAAGAACGCCGAGATCACCTACTCCCTGGAGGCCTCGCCCCTCTCCTCAGAGGCGCCGGGCGGCATCTTCAGCATCGACCCTGACTCCGGGGACGTGTCGGTGCAGGCGGTGCTGGACCGTGAGCAACGCGACACCTACGAGTTCCAGGTGACGGCCCGGGACAAGGGGGTGCCGTCGCTGCAGGGCTCCACCACGGTGGTGGTGCGTGTAGCGGATCGCAATGACAACGAGCCACGCTTCATGCAGGACGTGTTCACTTTCTATGTGAAGGAGAACCTGCAGCCCAACAGCCCCGTGGGCATGGTGACAGTGATGGATTTCGACAAGGGCCGCAACGCCGAGCTCAGCCTCTCCATCCAGCCTGGTGACCACGATCAGGCAGCCGGCATCTTCTCCATCGAGAATGACACTGGAACTATTTTCTCCACCGTCTCTTTCGACCGGGAGCAGCAGACAAGCTACACTTTTAAGGTGAAGGCAGTGGATGGAGGCGAGCCGCCACGCTCTGCCACTGCCACCGTGTCCCTCTTCGTGATGGACGAGAATGACAACGCGCCCACGGTCACCTTCCCCAGCAACAGTTCCTACACTGTGCTGCCACCCTCCAGCAACATGCGCACCGTGGTGGCCACGGTGGTGGCCACCGATGCTGACACCGGTCTCAATGCCGACCTCAACTACAGCATCGTCGGGGGCAACCCCTTCAAACTCTTCGAGATCGACCCAGCCAGTGGTGTGGTGTCGCTGGTGGGCAAGCTGGCCCCCAAGCACTACGGCCTGCACCGCCTCGTGGTGCAGGTGAATGACAGCGGGCAGCCGCCCCAGTCCACCACTGCCCTGCTCCATGTCTTCGTCAATGAAAGCCTGTCCAATGCCACTGTGGTGGAGAGCCAGGTGGCCCGCAGCCTCCACACGCCCCTAGCCCAGGACATCGCTGGTGACCCCAGCTACGAGCTGAGCAAGCAGCGGCTTAGCATAGTCATCGGCGTGGTGGCTGGCATCATGACCGTCATCCTCCTCATCCTGGTGGTAGTCATGGCCCGCTACTGCCGCTCCAAGGGCAAACACGGCTATGAGGCCGGCAAGAAGGACCACGAGGACTTCTTCACCCCGCAGCAGCACGACAAGGCCAAGAAGCCCAAGAAGGACAAGAAAGGCAAGAAGGGCAAGCAGCCCCTCTACAGCAGCATCGTCACCGTCGAGGCTTCCAAGCCCAACGGGCAGCGCTACGACAGTGTCAACGAGAAGCTCTCGGACAGCCCTGGCATGGGGCGGTACCGCTCGGTCAACGGCGGCCCGGGCAGCCCCGACCTGGCCAGGCACTACAAGTCCAGCTCGCCGCTGCCCACCGTCCAGCTGCATCCGCAGTCCCCCACCGCCGGCAAAAAGCACCAGGCCGTGCAGGACCTGCCCCCGGCCAACACCTTCGTGGGCGCCGGCGACAACATCTCCATCGGGTCGGACCACTGCTCCGAGTACAGCTGCCAGGCCAGCAGCAAGTACAGCAAACAG